Proteins from a genomic interval of Oryctolagus cuniculus chromosome 8, mOryCun1.1, whole genome shotgun sequence:
- the LOC138843520 gene encoding large ribosomal subunit protein eL29-like: MAKSKNHTTHNQSRKWHRNGIKKPRSQRYESLKGVDPKFLRNMHFAKKHNKKGLKKMQANNAKAMAARAEAIKALVKPKEVKPTIPKGVSRKLDRLAYIAHPKLGRRARARIARGLRLSRPQTKAKAKTEPQIKGKVKAQIKAQAQAQIKSKGKGKAQAETKPKAQAETKPKAQAQAKPKAQAQGKPKAQAQGKPKAQAQAKPKAQAQAKPKAQAQAKPKAQAQTKPKAQATPVAPVPAQAPPKGAQPPAKAP; encoded by the coding sequence ATGGCCAAGTCCAAGAACCACACCACGCACAACCAGTCCCGAAAATGGCACAGAAATGGCATCAAGAAACCGCGATCACAAAGATACGAGTCTCTGAAAGGGGTGGACCCCAAGTTCCTGAGGAACATGCATTTTGCCAAGAAGCACAACAAGAAGGGCCTGAAGAAGATGCAGGCCAACAACGCCAAGGCTATGGCTGCGCGTGCTGAAGCTATCAAGGCCCTGGTCAAGCCTAAGGAAGTAAAGCCCACGATCCCGAAGGGTGTCAGCCGGAAGCTCGATCGGCTTGCCTACATTGCCCACCCCAAGCTTGGAAGGCGTGCCCGTGCCCGCATTGCTAGGGGTCTCAGGCTGTCCCGGCCACAGACCAAGGCAAAGGCCAAGACTGAGCCCCAAATCAAGGGCAAGGTCAAGGCTCAAATCAAGGCCCAAGCTCAAGCTCAAATCAAGAGCAAGGGCAAAGGCaaggcccaggctgaaaccaagcccaaagcccaggctgaaaccaagccCAAGGCCCAGGCCCAAGCCAAACCCAAAGCTCAGGCCCAAGGCAAGCCCAAAGCTCAGGCCCAAGGCAAGCCCAAggcccaggcccaagccaagcCCAAGGCTCAGGCCCAAGCCAAGCCCAAGGCCCAGGCCCAAGCCAAACCCAAGGCTCAGGCCCAAACCAAGCCCAAGGCCCAGGCCACACCTGTAGCCCCAGTTCCGGCTCAGGCTCCTCCCAAAGGTGCCCAGCCCCCCGCAAAGGCTCCCTAG